A window of Macrotis lagotis isolate mMagLag1 chromosome X, bilby.v1.9.chrom.fasta, whole genome shotgun sequence contains these coding sequences:
- the OTUD5 gene encoding OTU domain-containing protein 5 isoform X2: MTILPKKKPPPPPGPSAAGSDADSGPDGEPGSGPGGPGGGGPGGPGGGEGVPGAGPSSGGRPRASPPPLARWASGAGSAASRPQASPPPPGPGGTASAGAAEALGLGLGLALGAVGGPGNGPGVGCCSGPGHSKRRRQQAGPGGNPGGPPGSGVGGVGPGTGGSPEHDEGGAGYNSEDEYDTAAARVEAMDPATVEQQEHWFEKALRDKKGFIIKQMKEDGACLFRAVADQVYGDQDMHEVVRKHCMDYLMKNADYFSNYVTEDFTTYINRKRKNNCHGNHIEMQAMAEMYNRPVEVYQYSTEPINTFHGIQQNEDEPIRVSYHRNVHYNSVVNPNKATIGVGLGLPSFKPGFADQSLMKNAIKTSEESWIEQQMLEDKKRATDWEATNEAIEEQVARESYLQWLRDQEKQARQVRGQAQPRKASATCSSATAAASSGLEEWSGRSPRQRSTAPSPEQQDLHSELGPKPPSPGHALTLAKPPSPCAPGPSSQSVTGGDRATSPLVSLYPALECRALIQQMSPSAFGLNDWDDDEILASVLAVSQQEYLDSMKKNTVHRDPPSDKS; encoded by the exons ATGACCATCCTACCCAAGAAgaagccgccgccgccgcctggGCCGTCGGCCGCTGGCTCGGACGCCGATTCGGGCCCGGACGGCGAGCCGGGCAGCGGGCCCGGTGGCCCGGGTGGCGGCGGACCGGGCGGCCCGGGTGGAGGTGAGGGCGTCCCGGGCGCCGGGCCGTCGTCGGGCGGCCGCCCGAGGGCTTCGCCGCCGCCTCTGGCGCGCTGGGCCTCGGGCGCAGGTTCCGCGGCCTCCCGGCCACAGGCCTCACCCCCTCCCCCCGGCCCCGGGGGGACGGCCTCTGCTGGGGCCGCCGAGGCGCTGGGCCTCGGCCTGGGTCTGGCCTTGGGGGCTGTGGGCGGCCCCGGCAATGGGCCCGGCGTCGGCTGCTGCTCCGGCCCGGGCCATAGCAAGAGGCGGCGGCAGCAAGCGGGCCCCGGCGGCAACCCCGGCGGGCCGCCCGGAAGCGGCGTGGGCGGCGTGGGCCCGGGCACAGGGGGTAGCCCCGAGCACGACGAAGGTGGCGCCGGCTACAACAGCGAAGACGAGTACGACACGGCGGCGGCCCGGGTAGAGGCCATGGACCCAGCCACGGTGGAGCAG CAGGAACACTGGTTTGAGAAGGCCCTTCGGGACAAGAAAGGGTTCATTATCAAACAGATGAAGGAGGATGGGGCCTGCTTATTCAGGGCTGTGG CGGACCAGGTGTATGGTGACCAGGATATGCATGAGGTTGTCCGGAAACATTGCATGGATTATCTG ATGAAGAATGCAGACTACTTCTCCAATTACGTCACTGAAGACTTCACCACCTACATCAACCGGAAGAGAAAGAACAACTGTCATGGGAACCACATTGAGATGCAGGCCATGGCGGAGATGTACAATCGGCCTGTGGAAGTGTACCAGTACAGTACAG AGCCCATCAACACGTTTCATGGCATTCAGCAGAATGAGGATGAGCCCATCCGGGTCAGCTACCATCGCAACGTCCACTACAACTCAGTGGTGAACCCCAACAAGGCCACCATTGGTGTGGGACTGGGGCTCCCCTCCTTCAAGCCAGGG TTTGCTGACCAGTCTTTGATGAAGAATGCCATTAAAACATCTGAGGAGTCATGGATTGAGCAACAGATGCTGGAGGATAAGAAGCGAGCCACGGATTGGGAAGCTACAAATGAGGCCATTGAGGAGCAGGTAGCCAGAGAGTCTTACCTGCAATGGCTTCGGGACCAGGAGAAACAAGCCCGGCAGGTCAGGGGCCAAGCACAG CCCCGGAAAGCCAGTGCTACTTGCAGCTCTGCCACAGCAGCGGCCTCTAGTGGTTTGGAGGAGTGGAGTGGCAGGTCCCCCAGGCAGCGGAGCACTGCCCCCTCCCCTGAGCAGCAGGACCTTCACTCAGAGCTGGGCCCCAAGCCACCCTCGCCAGGCCATGCCCTCACTCTCGCCAAACCCCCCTCACCCTGTGCACCAG GTCCAAGTAGCCAGTCTGTGACAGGAGGAGACCGAGCCACCTCCCCCCTTGTGTCCCTGTACCCTGCTCTGGAATGCCGGGCCCTCATCCAGCAGATGTCACCTAGCGCCTTTG gTCTGAACGACTGGGATGATGATGAAATCCTGGCTTCTGTCCTTGCCGTCTCTCAACAGGAATATTTGGACAGTATGAAGAAAAATACAGTACACAGAGATCCCCCATCAGACAAGAGTTGA
- the OTUD5 gene encoding OTU domain-containing protein 5 isoform X1 yields the protein MTILPKKKPPPPPGPSAAGSDADSGPDGEPGSGPGGPGGGGPGGPGGGEGVPGAGPSSGGRPRASPPPLARWASGAGSAASRPQASPPPPGPGGTASAGAAEALGLGLGLALGAVGGPGNGPGVGCCSGPGHSKRRRQQAGPGGNPGGPPGSGVGGVGPGTGGSPEHDEGGAGYNSEDEYDTAAARVEAMDPATVEQQEHWFEKALRDKKGFIIKQMKEDGACLFRAVAMAPESEPSPGYWQGVLLATVPWETDQVYGDQDMHEVVRKHCMDYLMKNADYFSNYVTEDFTTYINRKRKNNCHGNHIEMQAMAEMYNRPVEVYQYSTEPINTFHGIQQNEDEPIRVSYHRNVHYNSVVNPNKATIGVGLGLPSFKPGFADQSLMKNAIKTSEESWIEQQMLEDKKRATDWEATNEAIEEQVARESYLQWLRDQEKQARQVRGQAQPRKASATCSSATAAASSGLEEWSGRSPRQRSTAPSPEQQDLHSELGPKPPSPGHALTLAKPPSPCAPGPSSQSVTGGDRATSPLVSLYPALECRALIQQMSPSAFGLNDWDDDEILASVLAVSQQEYLDSMKKNTVHRDPPSDKS from the exons ATGACCATCCTACCCAAGAAgaagccgccgccgccgcctggGCCGTCGGCCGCTGGCTCGGACGCCGATTCGGGCCCGGACGGCGAGCCGGGCAGCGGGCCCGGTGGCCCGGGTGGCGGCGGACCGGGCGGCCCGGGTGGAGGTGAGGGCGTCCCGGGCGCCGGGCCGTCGTCGGGCGGCCGCCCGAGGGCTTCGCCGCCGCCTCTGGCGCGCTGGGCCTCGGGCGCAGGTTCCGCGGCCTCCCGGCCACAGGCCTCACCCCCTCCCCCCGGCCCCGGGGGGACGGCCTCTGCTGGGGCCGCCGAGGCGCTGGGCCTCGGCCTGGGTCTGGCCTTGGGGGCTGTGGGCGGCCCCGGCAATGGGCCCGGCGTCGGCTGCTGCTCCGGCCCGGGCCATAGCAAGAGGCGGCGGCAGCAAGCGGGCCCCGGCGGCAACCCCGGCGGGCCGCCCGGAAGCGGCGTGGGCGGCGTGGGCCCGGGCACAGGGGGTAGCCCCGAGCACGACGAAGGTGGCGCCGGCTACAACAGCGAAGACGAGTACGACACGGCGGCGGCCCGGGTAGAGGCCATGGACCCAGCCACGGTGGAGCAG CAGGAACACTGGTTTGAGAAGGCCCTTCGGGACAAGAAAGGGTTCATTATCAAACAGATGAAGGAGGATGGGGCCTGCTTATTCAGGGCTGTGG CTATGGCCCCGGAATCAGAGCCCTCTCCTGGGTACTGGCAGGGTGTCTTACTTGCAACAGTTCCTTGGGAAA CGGACCAGGTGTATGGTGACCAGGATATGCATGAGGTTGTCCGGAAACATTGCATGGATTATCTG ATGAAGAATGCAGACTACTTCTCCAATTACGTCACTGAAGACTTCACCACCTACATCAACCGGAAGAGAAAGAACAACTGTCATGGGAACCACATTGAGATGCAGGCCATGGCGGAGATGTACAATCGGCCTGTGGAAGTGTACCAGTACAGTACAG AGCCCATCAACACGTTTCATGGCATTCAGCAGAATGAGGATGAGCCCATCCGGGTCAGCTACCATCGCAACGTCCACTACAACTCAGTGGTGAACCCCAACAAGGCCACCATTGGTGTGGGACTGGGGCTCCCCTCCTTCAAGCCAGGG TTTGCTGACCAGTCTTTGATGAAGAATGCCATTAAAACATCTGAGGAGTCATGGATTGAGCAACAGATGCTGGAGGATAAGAAGCGAGCCACGGATTGGGAAGCTACAAATGAGGCCATTGAGGAGCAGGTAGCCAGAGAGTCTTACCTGCAATGGCTTCGGGACCAGGAGAAACAAGCCCGGCAGGTCAGGGGCCAAGCACAG CCCCGGAAAGCCAGTGCTACTTGCAGCTCTGCCACAGCAGCGGCCTCTAGTGGTTTGGAGGAGTGGAGTGGCAGGTCCCCCAGGCAGCGGAGCACTGCCCCCTCCCCTGAGCAGCAGGACCTTCACTCAGAGCTGGGCCCCAAGCCACCCTCGCCAGGCCATGCCCTCACTCTCGCCAAACCCCCCTCACCCTGTGCACCAG GTCCAAGTAGCCAGTCTGTGACAGGAGGAGACCGAGCCACCTCCCCCCTTGTGTCCCTGTACCCTGCTCTGGAATGCCGGGCCCTCATCCAGCAGATGTCACCTAGCGCCTTTG gTCTGAACGACTGGGATGATGATGAAATCCTGGCTTCTGTCCTTGCCGTCTCTCAACAGGAATATTTGGACAGTATGAAGAAAAATACAGTACACAGAGATCCCCCATCAGACAAGAGTTGA
- the KCND1 gene encoding A-type voltage-gated potassium channel KCND1 — MAAGVATWLPFARAAAVGWLPLAQQPLPAAPQGCEARSDEVLVVNVSGRRFQTWKNTLDRYPDTLLGSSEKEFFFDPDSGEYFFDRDPDLFRHVLNFYRTGRLHCPRQECIQAFDEELAFYGIVPELIGDCCLEEYRDRKKENAERLAEDEEAELGGPGGTGADWALPPGSPFRQRLWRAFENPHTSTMALVFYYVTGFFIAVSVIANVVETIPCRGGSSAAGGRAGWREEPCGDRFPLAFFCMDTACVLIFTGEYLLRLFAAPSRGRFLRSVMSLIDAVAILPYYIGLFMPKNDDLSGAFVTLRVFRVFRIFKFSRHSQGLRILGYTLKSCASELGFLLFSLTMAIIIFATVMFYAEKGTSKTNFTSIPAAFWYTIVTMTTLGYGDMVPSTIAGKIFGSICSLSGVLVIALPVPVIVSNFSRIYHQNQRADKRRAQQKVRLARIRMAKSGTTTAFLQYKRTRGLEDQDGAERPVLSTRSRSAFEQQHHHLLHCLEKTTSHEFTDETTFSEALGVISLGGRTSRSTSVSSQAVLGTGARASSLITSCCPRQTKQRRAIRLANSTASVSRGSMQELDTLAGHHSPGPQSRASLNAKTHDRLTLNYDSQDLVAAIISIPTPPANTPDESQPHPTVSDNGEGPGRPSGGGSSSSSNNRGALRNSSLGSSYLLHNTVKISSL; from the exons ATGGCAGCTGGGGTAGCTACCTGGCTGCCTTTTGCCAGGGCTGCTGCTGTGGGCTGGCTCCCCCTGGCTCAGCAGCCTCTGCCCGCCGCCCCCCAGGGCTGTGAGGCCCGCAGTGATGAAGTGCTGGTAGTGAATGTCAGTGGGCGCCGCTTCCAGACCTGGAAGAATACGTTGGACCGTTACCCAGATACCCTGTTGGGCAGCtctgaaaaggaatttttttttgaccCGGACTCTGGAGAATACTTCTTTGACCGGGACCCAGACCTCTTCAGGCACGTCCTCAACTTCTACAGAACCGGCCGCCTCCACTGTCCCAGACAGGAGTGCATCCAG GCTTTCGATGAGGAGTTAGCTTTCTACGGCATCGTGCCAGAGCTCATTGGTGACTGTTGTCTGGAAGAGTACCGAGACCGCAAGAAAGAGAATGCTGAGCGCCTGGCCGAGGATGAGGAGGCCGAACTGGGGGGACCCGGGGGGACTGGGGCTGACTGGGCCCTGCCACCCGGCAGTCCCTTTCGCCAGCGCCTGTGGCGAGCCTTTGAGAACCCCCATACGAGTACTATGGCACTGGTGTTCTACTACGTGACAGGCTTCTTCATCGCGGTCTCTGTCATCGCCAATGTGGTGGAGACTATTCCCTGTCGGGGAGGGAGCAGTGCAGCTGGTGGCCGAGCTGGCTGGCGGGAAGAGCCCTGTGGGGACCGCTTCCCACTGGCCTTCTTCTGCATGGACACAGCCTGTGTGCTCATCTTCACAGGGGAGTACCTCCTCCGGTTATTTGCGGCCCCTAGTCGGGGTCGCTTTCTCCGCAGCGTCATGAGCCTCATCGACGCTGTAGCCATTCTGCCTTATTACATCGGGCTCTTCATGCCCAAGAACGATGACCTGTCTGGAGCCTTTGTGACCTTGCGGGTCTTCCGGGTCTTCCGAATCTTCAAGTTCTCTAGACACTCACAGGGCCTTCGGATTCTAGGTTACACACTCAAGAGCTGTGCCTCTGAACTGggttttctcctcttctccctcaccATGGCTATCATCATCTTTGCTACAGTCATGTTTTATGCTGAGAAGGGTACCAGCAAGACCAACTTTACTAGCATCCCAGCTGCTTTCTGGTACACTATCGTTACTATGACTACTCTTGG GTATGGGGACATGGTGCCTAGCACAATTGCAGGCAAGATCTTTGGCTCCATCTGCTCACTCAGTGGGGTGCTGGTCATTGCCCTGCCGGTGCCTGTCATTGTGTCCAACTTCAGCCGAATCTACCATCAGAACCAGCGAGCTGACAAGCGCCGGGCCCAGCAGAAAGTGCGCCTGGCAAGGATCCGAATGGCTAAGAGTGGGACCACAACAGCTTTCCTTCAGTACAAACGCACCAGGGGTCTGGAG GACCAAGATGGTGCTGAAAGGCCAGTGCTGAGTACACGAAGCCGCTCAGCTTTTGAACAACAGCACCATCATCTTTTACACTGTCTGGAGAAGACCACG tcacACGAGTTCACCGATGAGACCACCTTCAGTGAAGCATTGGGAGTCATTTCTCTGGGTGGCCGCACCAGCCGCAGCACCTCTGTGTCTTCCCAAGCAGTCTTGGGAACTGGTGCTCGGGCTAGTAGCCTGATCACCTCCTGCTGCCCCCGACAAACCAAGCAGCGCCGTGCCATTCGCCTGGCCAATTCCACAGCCTCTGTCAGCAGAGGCAGCATGCAGGAGCTGGACACTCTTGCTGGGCACCACAGTCCAGGACCGCAGAG CCGAGCCAGCCTCAATGCCAAGACTCATGACAGGCTGACTTTGAATTATGATAGTCAGGATCTGGTGGCAGCCATTATCAGCATCCCCACCCCACCAGCGAACACCCCAGATGAGAGCCAGCCACATCCAACTGTCAGTGACAACGGGGAGGGGCCTGGAAGACCTTCTGGgggtggcagcagcagcagcagtaacaaCCGAGGGGCCCTCCGCAACTCCAGCCTGGGTTCTTCTTACCTTCTCCACAACACTGTTAAAATCTCTTCCCTATGA